A genomic stretch from Sulfurovum sp. TSL1 includes:
- a CDS encoding c-type cytochrome translates to MNSLMIKALAFAAVLIIATIAVVTSLDIDIFADSVNAITMGGAIAVATITAAVAVKYVNQMKTDIPSGELAEDNWDGIGEYENELPSGWAYSFLAVFLWSMWYGLIGYPVNAYSQIGEYNEDVLAYNAKFEEIHKNADEATLKEMGESIFLVQCQQCHGVTGDGLSGKAHDFTARMSKEQVLDVINNGQNQLGYPMGAMPAGMAQGADAEAIAAYVAGGMKGEQPAAYAACGSCHGMDGKGNNGMSPNLVSYDATLMNHVVQNGKKGMIGKMPSFKTLITPIQEKALTVYIQSLSK, encoded by the coding sequence ATGAATTCATTAATGATAAAAGCGCTGGCGTTTGCAGCGGTATTGATCATAGCAACGATTGCCGTTGTAACGAGTCTGGATATTGATATCTTTGCAGACTCTGTCAATGCGATCACAATGGGGGGAGCAATAGCGGTTGCAACGATCACTGCAGCGGTTGCGGTGAAGTATGTCAATCAGATGAAAACAGACATACCATCTGGTGAGCTTGCAGAGGATAACTGGGATGGGATCGGTGAATATGAGAATGAACTTCCTTCAGGTTGGGCCTATTCATTCTTGGCAGTTTTCCTTTGGTCTATGTGGTATGGACTCATAGGGTATCCTGTGAATGCATATAGCCAGATCGGTGAGTACAATGAAGATGTTTTGGCTTACAATGCGAAGTTTGAAGAGATCCACAAAAATGCCGATGAAGCAACACTGAAAGAGATGGGTGAGTCTATCTTTTTGGTACAGTGTCAGCAATGTCACGGTGTGACAGGTGATGGTCTTTCAGGTAAAGCACATGACTTTACTGCCAGAATGAGTAAAGAACAAGTATTGGATGTGATCAATAATGGTCAAAACCAATTGGGGTATCCTATGGGTGCAATGCCTGCAGGTATGGCACAAGGTGCAGACGCTGAAGCGATCGCAGCCTATGTTGCCGGAGGTATGAAAGGTGAACAGCCTGCAGCATATGCAGCATGTGGTTCTTGCCATGGAATGGATGGTAAAGGCAACAACGGTATGTCACCGAATCTTGTATCGTATGATGCAACATTGATGAATCATGTAGTGCAAAACGGTAAAAAGGGTATGATCGGTAAAATGCCATCATTTAAGACCCTTATTACACCTATACAAGAGAAAGCTTTGACTGTATATATCCAGTCATTGTCAAAGTAA
- a CDS encoding PD-(D/E)XK nuclease family protein produces the protein MNQLHIYPTSRALRTVSAVQKEQDGFLPALMRMDEFEQRAILLEDKVQIDPLQRILLLREAASFQAFEALNLNLELVKFFTKSDALFKFFEELAAEQISFEALAQADAYAEFETHLGILEQLLENYRRVLEAQGFTDKALIPHSYRLNEGFLQAYERIEIHLEGYLSHFELELLEKIAKRTQLIIHYTTSHFNVKMQERFEALGMTLENHASVSFDLTEKKIVSSRPNDAKIHAHVFSVEERQEQIAVAFIEVEKMVRSGIPPEEIVLILPDEDFKEHFTLFDTHNNLNFAMGYDYANGRIYKSLEALYRYWQSFDSEHRQLLERYGFDLETVEKLSSSKRCNIEAFFSAIDGLGLLECPLLEGEQKEKMNERVYEKYLHFLKIFAKEELSVKEWLFFWLKALSKITIDDVRGGLVTVMGVLETRGVCFEGVVIVDFNEGIVPAASSKDQFLNSSVRAFANLPTKHDREALQKQYYKRLLEQAKEVTILYSSSDNKLPSKFLYELGLKGAVPAQAQTTLLYDEPSQFVEEKDPIVEQFNAQDMIWSASRLKTYLECKRKYYYRYIQKIEAKREEELNEGAFLHLLLDHLYREKESYDSQEEMKKNIDILLDRLLPLDDAQTAYKKLLWKEKLKGFVTSQIEHFQADWSVVEREVEVQGEIGGLRFKGRIDRIDQNATDTLVLDYKSGSTAEANKTKNLEKLSDFQMSIYHQMLTGKYQNVHLAFVKILEGGTIEEITALEEKNALLAQHIIALKQTSSFTAEKCEDLQKCKYCEFTLMCERGEYL, from the coding sequence ATGAATCAACTCCATATTTATCCCACATCACGAGCCTTAAGAACAGTCAGTGCTGTCCAGAAAGAACAGGATGGTTTTTTACCCGCACTTATGCGTATGGATGAGTTTGAACAGCGCGCTATCCTTTTGGAAGACAAAGTACAGATAGACCCGCTGCAGCGTATCCTTCTTTTACGTGAAGCAGCCTCTTTTCAAGCTTTTGAGGCATTGAATCTCAATCTGGAGCTGGTAAAGTTCTTTACCAAAAGTGACGCCCTGTTCAAATTTTTTGAAGAGTTGGCTGCCGAACAGATAAGCTTTGAGGCTTTGGCACAGGCGGATGCCTATGCAGAGTTTGAGACACATCTGGGTATCCTCGAACAGCTTTTGGAGAATTATAGAAGAGTGCTTGAGGCACAGGGTTTTACAGACAAAGCATTGATCCCTCACTCCTATAGACTCAATGAGGGATTTTTACAGGCGTATGAACGTATAGAGATACATCTGGAAGGATATCTGAGCCACTTTGAGCTGGAACTTCTAGAAAAAATAGCCAAGAGAACGCAGCTCATCATTCACTATACGACCAGCCACTTCAATGTGAAGATGCAGGAACGTTTTGAAGCACTGGGAATGACCTTGGAAAACCATGCCTCTGTCAGTTTTGACCTGACAGAGAAAAAAATAGTTTCGTCCCGGCCTAATGATGCAAAGATCCATGCCCATGTCTTCTCCGTGGAAGAACGACAGGAACAGATAGCGGTTGCATTCATAGAGGTAGAAAAGATGGTACGTTCGGGTATACCTCCCGAAGAGATCGTGCTTATACTGCCTGATGAAGACTTTAAAGAACACTTTACGCTTTTTGACACCCACAACAACCTGAACTTTGCGATGGGATATGACTACGCCAACGGCCGTATCTACAAATCGCTTGAAGCACTCTATAGATATTGGCAGAGCTTTGACAGCGAACACAGACAGCTGTTGGAACGTTACGGATTTGATCTTGAAACGGTAGAGAAACTCTCTTCATCCAAACGCTGCAACATAGAAGCGTTTTTCAGTGCGATAGATGGATTAGGACTCTTAGAGTGCCCACTGCTTGAGGGGGAACAAAAAGAGAAGATGAATGAGCGCGTCTATGAAAAGTATCTGCATTTTCTGAAGATCTTTGCAAAAGAGGAGCTGAGTGTAAAAGAGTGGCTGTTTTTCTGGCTTAAAGCGCTTTCCAAGATCACGATCGATGATGTAAGGGGCGGGTTGGTCACGGTGATGGGTGTCCTGGAGACCAGAGGCGTATGTTTTGAAGGCGTGGTCATTGTCGATTTTAATGAAGGTATTGTCCCCGCAGCTTCAAGCAAAGACCAGTTTCTAAACTCCTCGGTCCGTGCCTTTGCCAATCTTCCTACGAAACATGACAGAGAAGCGTTGCAGAAGCAGTATTATAAACGCTTACTGGAACAAGCCAAGGAGGTCACTATACTCTACAGCAGCAGTGACAATAAACTTCCCTCAAAGTTCCTTTATGAACTGGGACTTAAAGGTGCAGTACCGGCACAGGCACAGACCACTCTGCTTTATGATGAACCTTCACAGTTTGTCGAGGAGAAAGATCCGATCGTAGAGCAATTTAATGCGCAGGATATGATATGGTCAGCCTCAAGACTAAAAACCTATCTGGAGTGTAAGCGAAAGTATTACTATCGATATATACAAAAGATAGAGGCAAAGAGAGAAGAGGAGCTGAATGAGGGTGCATTCTTGCATCTGCTCTTGGATCACCTCTATAGAGAAAAGGAATCGTATGACAGTCAAGAGGAGATGAAAAAAAACATAGATATTCTGTTAGATCGGTTACTCCCTTTGGATGATGCCCAAACAGCCTATAAAAAACTGCTTTGGAAAGAGAAATTAAAAGGGTTTGTCACTTCTCAGATAGAGCATTTCCAGGCTGACTGGAGCGTGGTGGAAAGAGAAGTGGAAGTACAGGGGGAGATAGGGGGTCTACGCTTCAAGGGACGCATAGACCGTATAGACCAGAATGCAACAGATACACTTGTGCTTGACTATAAAAGCGGCTCAACAGCAGAGGCCAACAAAACCAAGAACCTGGAGAAGCTTAGCGATTTTCAAATGAGCATTTACCACCAAATGCTTACAGGAAAATACCAGAATGTCCATTTGGCATTCGTCAAGATACTCGAAGGAGGCACCATAGAAGAGATCACAGCCCTTGAAGAGAAAAACGCACTTTTGGCACAACATATCATAGCACTCAAACAAACAAGCTCTTTTACGGCTGAAAAGTGTGAGGATCTGCAAAAATGCAAGTATTGTGAATTTACGTTGATGTGTGAGAGAGGAGAGTATCTATGA
- the rplM gene encoding 50S ribosomal protein L13 produces MKLTSVLKPAEVQRDWVLIDAEGKTFGRILTEVAALLRGKHKPSFTPNVDCGDYVVIINAEKAKFSGVKLEDKEYFTHSGYFGSTKSKKLGDMLENHTEKLYKLAVRGMLPKTTLGRTMLKKLKVYAGAEHPHTAQINKGA; encoded by the coding sequence ATGAAATTGACATCAGTTCTTAAACCTGCTGAAGTACAACGTGACTGGGTTTTGATCGATGCAGAAGGTAAAACTTTTGGTCGTATCTTAACTGAAGTAGCGGCACTTCTTAGAGGTAAACACAAACCATCATTTACACCAAACGTAGATTGTGGTGACTACGTAGTTATCATCAATGCTGAAAAAGCAAAATTTTCAGGTGTGAAACTTGAAGATAAAGAGTACTTTACTCACAGTGGTTACTTCGGTTCTACTAAAAGTAAAAAACTTGGTGATATGTTAGAAAACCATACAGAGAAACTTTACAAGCTTGCTGTTAGAGGTATGCTTCCAAAGACGACTCTTGGTAGAACAATGCTGAAAAAGCTTAAAGTATATGCAGGTGCTGAACATCCACACACTGCTCAAATCAATAAGGGAGCGTAA
- a CDS encoding FixH family protein — translation MAKNSGKTYWPHMILGFLVLGITLSYWTVKSASSIPVQESNQYMLKYQMADMNINQIMEKRRAFDQAYEIHLLDVETMVMTDNVNSNRPQPNPVKLSQGMNTFAYEVVAKDGSKVSDANVTFLLTRPHSRNEDQLFNHIPYVNGKYQVTDVNITKAGRYTLQLRAEVGDTMGYSEVSAYLKP, via the coding sequence ATGGCAAAAAATAGCGGAAAAACATACTGGCCTCATATGATACTCGGCTTTCTTGTGCTTGGGATCACGTTAAGTTACTGGACGGTAAAGTCAGCATCATCGATACCGGTACAAGAGTCCAACCAGTATATGCTCAAATACCAGATGGCTGATATGAATATCAATCAGATCATGGAGAAAAGAAGAGCATTTGATCAAGCATATGAGATCCATCTCTTGGATGTGGAAACGATGGTCATGACCGACAATGTGAACAGTAACCGTCCTCAGCCAAATCCTGTCAAATTATCACAGGGGATGAATACCTTCGCCTATGAGGTGGTTGCCAAAGACGGTTCAAAGGTATCGGATGCGAATGTCACCTTTTTACTGACACGGCCCCACAGCAGGAATGAAGATCAACTTTTCAATCATATTCCTTATGTGAACGGGAAATATCAGGTGACAGATGTGAATATCACCAAGGCAGGAAGATACACCTTGCAGCTTAGAGCAGAGGTCGGTGATACGATGGGTTATTCGGAAGTATCCGCTTATCTCAAACCCTAA
- a CDS encoding DUF4006 family protein yields MAENTKRSLFGLHGIFGVLISIVGLLAILVTLMLMVVVVQRHAAVKPYDPTKIRDIQNVKMIDVENKQYSFIDAEKKDK; encoded by the coding sequence ATGGCAGAAAATACAAAACGAAGTCTATTTGGACTACATGGAATATTTGGGGTCTTGATCTCGATCGTGGGTTTGCTTGCAATTCTGGTTACATTGATGCTCATGGTAGTCGTTGTACAAAGACATGCAGCGGTAAAGCCTTATGATCCAACCAAGATCAGAGATATCCAGAATGTTAAAATGATCGATGTAGAGAATAAACAGTATTCATTTATAGATGCAGAGAAAAAGGATAAATAA
- the rpsI gene encoding 30S ribosomal protein S9, which translates to MATMYATGKRKAAIAKVWLTPGNGEMLINGKTLDQWLGGHETLKMKVRLPLEATKQLESMNIRATTLGGGYAAQADALKHGITKALVEFEPSFRAILKPMGLLTRDSRVVERKKPGKKKARRSPQFSKR; encoded by the coding sequence ATGGCAACTATGTACGCAACAGGAAAAAGAAAAGCAGCGATCGCTAAAGTCTGGTTGACTCCAGGTAACGGTGAAATGCTTATCAACGGTAAAACACTTGACCAATGGTTAGGTGGACACGAAACACTTAAAATGAAAGTAAGACTTCCACTTGAAGCAACTAAACAACTTGAGTCTATGAACATCAGAGCTACTACACTTGGTGGTGGTTATGCTGCTCAAGCGGATGCACTTAAGCATGGTATCACGAAAGCACTTGTAGAGTTTGAACCATCTTTCAGAGCGATCCTTAAGCCAATGGGACTTCTTACTAGAGACTCAAGAGTTGTTGAAAGAAAGAAACCAGGAAAGAAAAAAGCGAGAAGATCTCCACAGTTCTCAAAAAGATAG
- a CDS encoding cytochrome c oxidase, cbb3-type, CcoQ subunit, with protein MDIRDLQGYASFFMTIFLVVMLYGYIIHLYRSEKKGERDYEKYGNIALDDEVTSTPVEDKPASEREYKEENK; from the coding sequence ATGGACATCAGGGATCTTCAAGGCTATGCCAGTTTCTTTATGACCATTTTTTTGGTAGTGATGCTGTACGGGTATATTATACACCTGTACAGAAGTGAGAAGAAAGGTGAGCGTGATTATGAAAAATACGGGAATATTGCACTTGATGATGAAGTGACAAGTACACCCGTAGAAGATAAACCCGCATCAGAAAGAGAATATAAGGAGGAGAATAAATGA
- a CDS encoding RecB-like helicase, with product MSFKPFLAYSASAGSGKTFALSVRYISLLFMGESPGAILAATFTNKAAAEMRQRVVESLRSLADKRNDAFTSAICVQTGLSREALLEKQPEVLARFLASSSYIVTLDSFFSSILRSASLEIGLEPDFVTKEQGEDALEKHFLDEVQAAGLLSSLVKLSMDIEDKRFMKIFDLMQNFYKVDPLLPQQEEESFSLSRQEERCEALRNKLIKALTDAGAPARCMNQFDTKSIKTLFGKSLFEKETLGEHSWFKKVANDEIEGLYALLKKELALWSQAKEAIVLHNLFKIYDYYKNATITNAKSSGVLSFDDLTYFTYRLLHESLSKEFLYFKIDSKFKHILLDEFQDTSTLQFLLLKPLIDEIFSGQGQSEFKSFFYVGDTKQSLYRFRGGVEELFDKVAEHYGVTIEQMDTNYRSSKNVVEQVNRWFEPAMEGYVPQKSQDRAPAGYVEVIESETLIEEAVGQAKRLLALGVDVNDIAFLVSTNKDGVSLQEACISEGIDTLLQTSSSLKNIPKIAALVSMVAYLFYGEKIDAQALVLKVGKKLEDMDTSWFSAFMSPLQVIDRLVRGFGYFDGDMNILKLLEFASHFSDIPTFIEEFRTSSIAVAANTAHGAKIMTIHGSKGLEFGYVILLDKLTRKNSDKSALIYHYNDQLTIDKILYRIKGREHFDEAYQRIMDARKVSELKDRKNILYVALTRAVEGLIVLRKPKDSIFDEISMAPLTVGELQAVPIHESEKSVPETVKALKISNYGTQEVLSAEEEEEKDYEAILFGTALHYTLEMLGSFDEKSLGVAMLSLKNRYGQQLPDPSMKQIEMRIRYLIHDKAFQQRLDGAKVRKEQSLSFEGELKQIDLLLGYEDHCLVVDYKSSKKYALKHEKQVRYYQKAIGRITGKRTEGMIIYLLEDKIEIKTLNWS from the coding sequence ATGAGTTTCAAACCTTTTTTAGCCTACTCTGCTTCTGCAGGTTCGGGCAAAACATTCGCACTTTCCGTTCGGTACATTTCACTGCTTTTTATGGGAGAATCTCCTGGCGCTATTCTGGCAGCCACGTTTACCAACAAGGCAGCAGCGGAGATGCGTCAAAGGGTCGTAGAGTCTCTGCGTAGTTTGGCCGATAAACGCAATGACGCGTTCACCAGTGCGATCTGCGTACAGACGGGACTTTCACGTGAAGCACTTTTAGAAAAACAGCCTGAGGTTTTGGCACGCTTCCTGGCCAGCAGTTCCTACATTGTCACGCTTGACAGTTTTTTCTCTTCCATCTTGCGTTCGGCCTCTTTGGAGATAGGGCTTGAACCTGACTTTGTCACCAAAGAGCAGGGTGAAGATGCACTGGAAAAACATTTCCTGGATGAGGTCCAGGCAGCAGGGTTGCTCTCTTCGCTTGTGAAGCTCTCCATGGATATCGAAGACAAACGTTTTATGAAGATCTTTGACCTGATGCAAAACTTTTATAAGGTCGATCCTTTATTGCCTCAGCAAGAGGAGGAGAGTTTTTCTCTATCCAGACAGGAGGAGAGATGTGAAGCTTTGAGGAACAAGCTTATAAAAGCACTGACAGATGCAGGGGCGCCGGCACGTTGTATGAATCAGTTTGACACAAAGAGTATCAAAACGTTGTTTGGTAAATCTCTTTTTGAAAAAGAGACTTTGGGTGAACACTCATGGTTTAAAAAAGTAGCCAATGATGAGATAGAAGGACTTTATGCCTTGCTCAAAAAAGAGTTGGCCCTTTGGTCACAAGCAAAAGAAGCGATCGTATTACATAATCTCTTTAAGATCTACGATTACTATAAAAATGCGACGATCACCAATGCGAAGTCTTCGGGTGTACTGAGTTTTGATGATCTGACCTATTTTACCTACCGGCTCCTGCATGAGAGTCTCAGCAAAGAGTTTTTGTATTTCAAGATAGACTCCAAGTTCAAACATATACTGCTGGATGAGTTTCAAGATACCTCTACATTGCAGTTCTTACTGCTCAAACCACTTATAGATGAGATATTTTCAGGACAGGGACAGAGTGAATTTAAGAGCTTTTTCTATGTCGGAGATACCAAACAGTCGCTGTACCGTTTTCGCGGTGGGGTAGAAGAGCTGTTCGACAAAGTCGCTGAACACTATGGTGTAACCATAGAACAGATGGACACCAACTACAGAAGTTCCAAAAATGTGGTAGAACAGGTCAACCGATGGTTTGAACCGGCGATGGAAGGCTATGTACCTCAAAAGAGTCAAGATAGGGCTCCTGCAGGGTATGTAGAGGTCATTGAGTCCGAAACACTGATAGAAGAAGCGGTAGGACAAGCCAAAAGATTGTTGGCATTAGGGGTTGATGTCAATGACATCGCTTTTTTGGTCAGTACGAACAAAGATGGGGTGAGTCTGCAGGAAGCCTGTATCTCAGAAGGTATCGATACACTTTTGCAGACTTCCAGTTCACTCAAAAATATTCCTAAAATAGCAGCACTGGTCTCGATGGTGGCATATCTGTTCTATGGAGAGAAAATAGATGCACAAGCACTGGTGTTAAAAGTGGGTAAAAAATTGGAAGATATGGATACTTCCTGGTTCTCGGCATTTATGTCTCCTTTGCAAGTGATAGACAGACTGGTAAGAGGGTTCGGGTATTTTGATGGAGATATGAATATATTGAAACTCTTGGAGTTCGCGTCGCATTTTTCAGACATACCTACATTTATAGAAGAGTTTCGTACTTCTTCCATTGCTGTTGCGGCAAATACAGCGCATGGAGCCAAGATCATGACGATCCACGGATCCAAAGGACTTGAATTTGGGTATGTCATCCTGCTTGATAAACTCACGCGTAAAAACAGTGACAAATCGGCACTGATCTACCATTACAATGATCAGCTTACTATCGATAAGATACTCTACAGGATCAAAGGCAGGGAACATTTTGATGAAGCATATCAACGAATCATGGATGCACGGAAGGTCTCAGAACTGAAAGACAGAAAAAATATACTTTATGTGGCTTTGACCCGCGCCGTAGAAGGGCTTATCGTTCTGAGAAAACCCAAAGACTCTATTTTTGATGAGATCAGCATGGCACCACTCACTGTGGGTGAACTTCAAGCAGTGCCCATACATGAGAGTGAAAAGAGTGTACCTGAGACGGTAAAAGCGTTGAAGATCTCAAACTATGGTACACAAGAAGTACTTTCTGCTGAAGAGGAAGAAGAGAAGGACTATGAGGCTATCTTGTTCGGTACAGCCTTGCATTATACCTTGGAGATGCTGGGTTCATTTGATGAAAAGAGTCTGGGTGTAGCCATGCTTTCATTGAAAAATCGTTATGGACAGCAGTTGCCTGATCCGAGTATGAAACAGATAGAAATGCGTATCAGATATCTGATCCATGATAAAGCATTCCAACAGAGACTTGATGGGGCCAAGGTCAGAAAAGAGCAGTCTCTCAGTTTTGAGGGAGAACTGAAACAGATAGACCTTTTGCTGGGATATGAGGATCACTGTCTGGTCGTAGACTATAAAAGTTCAAAAAAGTATGCCCTGAAACATGAAAAACAGGTAAGATATTATCAAAAGGCCATAGGGAGGATCACCGGAAAAAGGACGGAGGGGATGATCATTTATCTTTTAGAGGACAAAATAGAAATTAAAACCTTAAATTGGTCTTAA
- the ccoN gene encoding cytochrome-c oxidase, cbb3-type subunit I, with protein sequence MQSNAALEYDYSLAKKFTFLTILFGFLGMLIGTIIAAQMAFPELNYLLGEYGTFSRLRPLHTNTVVFGFTVSGIFATWFYLGQRVLKVSMAESKLLMVIGNLQFWIYFVGALAATVSLLLGISSSKEYAQYEWPFDLVVVVVWVLWGVGMMGLIGIRREKALYISIWYYLACFLGIAMLYLFNNMSIPTYFATEGLGAITHSVSMYSGTNDALVQWWYGHNAVAFGFTVPIVGMIYYFLPKESGQAIYSYKLSLLSFWGLMFVYLWAGSHHLLWSTVPDWMQTMGSAFSIVLILPSWGSAINMLLTMKGEWNQLTDNPLIKFMVLASTFYMLSTIEGPIQAIKSVNAIAHFTDWIPGHVHDGVLGWVTFMIMASLFHMAPRMFKREIYSRKLMETQFWLQTTAVVLYFTSMWIAGITQGMMWRAVDEYGNLMYSFIDTVNVLHPYYTIRALAGVMYLTGFIMFAYNMYKTMTSAKEITEEPQFRTPMA encoded by the coding sequence ATGCAATCAAACGCAGCATTGGAATATGATTATTCATTGGCAAAAAAGTTTACATTTTTAACTATTTTGTTTGGATTTTTAGGAATGTTGATCGGTACAATTATTGCCGCGCAAATGGCATTTCCTGAATTAAACTATCTATTGGGTGAGTATGGGACATTCTCAAGACTCAGACCACTTCATACAAATACCGTGGTATTTGGATTTACAGTTTCTGGAATTTTTGCTACCTGGTTTTACCTGGGACAAAGAGTACTTAAGGTATCTATGGCAGAATCGAAGCTTTTAATGGTGATCGGAAACCTTCAATTCTGGATCTACTTTGTAGGGGCACTTGCAGCGACAGTCTCTTTACTATTAGGTATCTCAAGCTCTAAAGAGTATGCTCAATATGAGTGGCCATTTGACCTTGTGGTTGTGGTTGTTTGGGTACTTTGGGGTGTTGGTATGATGGGTCTTATAGGAATCAGAAGAGAGAAAGCACTTTATATCTCTATATGGTACTATCTTGCATGTTTCCTTGGTATTGCTATGTTGTATCTTTTCAACAATATGTCTATCCCTACGTATTTCGCAACGGAAGGCCTTGGTGCGATCACTCACTCGGTATCTATGTATTCTGGTACCAATGATGCACTGGTCCAGTGGTGGTATGGTCATAATGCCGTTGCATTCGGGTTTACTGTGCCAATCGTTGGTATGATCTATTACTTCCTGCCAAAAGAGTCCGGACAGGCGATCTACTCTTATAAGCTCTCTTTGCTTTCTTTCTGGGGTTTGATGTTCGTTTACCTTTGGGCGGGTTCTCACCACCTTTTATGGTCAACGGTTCCTGATTGGATGCAAACAATGGGTTCTGCGTTCTCTATAGTGCTTATCTTGCCATCATGGGGTTCGGCGATCAACATGCTTCTTACGATGAAAGGTGAATGGAATCAGTTAACAGACAACCCACTGATCAAATTCATGGTGCTTGCATCTACATTCTATATGTTATCAACGATCGAAGGTCCTATCCAAGCGATCAAATCGGTCAATGCTATTGCACACTTTACTGACTGGATCCCTGGACACGTGCATGATGGTGTACTTGGTTGGGTAACATTTATGATCATGGCTTCGTTGTTCCACATGGCTCCGCGTATGTTCAAAAGAGAAATTTACTCTCGAAAACTTATGGAGACACAGTTCTGGCTTCAGACAACAGCGGTTGTGCTTTACTTTACATCTATGTGGATCGCAGGTATTACACAAGGTATGATGTGGAGAGCGGTAGATGAGTACGGTAACTTGATGTACAGCTTTATTGATACGGTCAATGTACTTCACCCTTACTACACGATCAGAGCGCTTGCAGGTGTAATGTACCTTACTGGTTTCATTATGTTCGCTTACAATATGTATAAAACTATGACTTCTGCGAAAGAGATTACAGAAGAACCACAGTTTAGAACACCTATGGCATAA
- a CDS encoding tetratricopeptide repeat protein — protein MLKHLIVISVFILSALSASQSTSLQVLCSENNATACYEHGLPMVTGDNAKVQDIKEEGLSYIRKACTLGENRACDIMGDNYYKNANYGAAIPYLEKSCSRGIKSACEAMGTIYRDGHDVRPDDVRSREFYEKACALKSGDACFNVAIIYRGGFGVEKNRTKEKAFYKKGCDAGLKAGCDRFVELDNEDKGIETGIWATIKSWFQ, from the coding sequence ATGTTAAAGCATCTTATAGTAATCAGCGTATTCATCTTATCGGCGCTCTCAGCATCACAGAGTACCTCGCTACAGGTTTTGTGCAGTGAGAATAATGCAACAGCCTGTTATGAGCATGGACTCCCTATGGTCACCGGAGATAATGCGAAGGTACAGGATATCAAAGAGGAGGGGTTGAGCTATATCCGTAAAGCCTGTACACTTGGTGAGAATAGAGCCTGTGATATTATGGGCGATAACTACTATAAGAATGCAAATTACGGTGCAGCTATACCCTATCTTGAAAAATCATGCAGCAGAGGCATAAAGTCTGCATGTGAGGCGATGGGAACGATCTATCGTGACGGCCATGACGTAAGACCTGATGATGTCAGATCCAGAGAGTTCTATGAAAAGGCGTGTGCACTCAAAAGCGGTGATGCCTGCTTTAATGTAGCTATCATCTATCGTGGCGGTTTCGGTGTCGAAAAAAACAGAACAAAAGAAAAAGCATTTTACAAAAAAGGTTGTGATGCCGGATTGAAAGCCGGGTGTGACCGATTTGTTGAGTTAGATAATGAAGACAAAGGGATAGAAACCGGGATCTGGGCTACGATAAAAAGCTGGTTTCAATAA
- the ccoO gene encoding cytochrome-c oxidase, cbb3-type subunit II, with protein sequence MFFHWLEKNPFFFASGVSIVIAFAGLIEIVPNFAKAARPVVDLKPRTVLELAGKNVYIKDNCMSCHSQLIRPFKSETDRYGDYSLSGEYAYDRPFLWGSKRTGPDLHRVGNYRTTDWHENHMLNPAEIVPGSIMPAYKHQFTNLADIETAYAEAVTVKNAFHTPYGPEFQKTRAAWEAHRPKVLADAKAIADDMKNKDVKEAVARGEVPEIVALIAYLNSLK encoded by the coding sequence ATGTTTTTTCATTGGTTAGAAAAAAATCCGTTTTTCTTCGCTTCGGGGGTCTCGATCGTTATTGCATTTGCAGGGCTTATTGAGATCGTACCGAACTTTGCGAAAGCGGCAAGACCGGTAGTCGATCTTAAACCTCGTACTGTTCTTGAACTTGCAGGTAAAAATGTCTATATTAAAGACAACTGTATGTCTTGTCACTCACAGCTTATCCGTCCATTTAAATCTGAGACGGATCGTTACGGTGATTATTCACTTTCAGGTGAGTATGCCTATGACAGACCATTTCTTTGGGGTTCTAAAAGAACAGGTCCGGATCTTCACCGTGTAGGGAACTACAGAACAACAGATTGGCATGAAAATCACATGCTGAATCCTGCTGAGATCGTTCCGGGTTCAATTATGCCGGCCTATAAACATCAGTTCACAAACCTGGCTGACATCGAAACTGCCTATGCAGAAGCAGTCACCGTTAAAAATGCATTTCACACACCATACGGACCTGAGTTCCAAAAAACCAGAGCTGCATGGGAAGCACACAGACCAAAAGTTCTTGCGGACGCAAAAGCGATTGCAGATGATATGAAAAACAAAGATGTTAAAGAAGCAGTTGCGAGAGGTGAAGTACCTGAGATCGTAGCACTGATTGCTTACCTTAACAGCTTGAAATAG